In Kitasatospora sp. NA04385, a single genomic region encodes these proteins:
- a CDS encoding acyl carrier protein: protein MQEQIRSFVLTTLASMNYDVSQVTSETDLGPAGLDLESLALADLAVQVEEEFGIRFELDDMESTALMTIDEFSAEVAGRIAKTSVGSV, encoded by the coding sequence ATGCAGGAACAGATCCGCTCGTTCGTCCTCACCACCCTGGCGTCGATGAACTACGACGTCTCGCAGGTCACTTCGGAGACCGACCTCGGCCCGGCCGGCCTCGACCTGGAGTCGCTGGCACTGGCCGACCTCGCGGTGCAGGTCGAGGAGGAGTTCGGCATCCGCTTCGAGCTGGACGACATGGAGTCCACCGCGCTGATGACCATCGACGAGTTCAGCGCCGAGGTCGCCGGCCGGATCGCCAAGACCTCGGTGGGCAGCGTCTGA
- a CDS encoding beta-ketoacyl synthase: MSAVAAQVTGIGWVTPLGRPVPEAFRALAAGRSGLVAPPEDHPAAGWLRTAGIAPHVPATEVLPPTETRVADRFLLLALAAAEDALADAKLTVRQEADPERVAVVLGTGGGGLESYEQQAVGRRERGRAAVSPYLLPGMLSNMAAARIAITHGIRGYSSAVITACAAGAQAIAEGLRLIRGGEADVVVCGGAEAPLHPTIAAAFDNSRALAAGWDDPAQASRPFDARRNGFVLGEGSAVLVLESVEHAEARGASAYAALAGWGAATDAHHPTMPRPDGAGAIAAMRAALRSAGLPPEAVDYVNAHGTGTKLGDRAEAAALREVFGAHDPFVSSTKGATGHLLGAAGAVEAAVSALSVAEGLIPPTRNLEQPDEACALRHVRGAAEHSVVRHALSNSIAFGGHNLSLLFGPPSITAKHLGGDS; encoded by the coding sequence GTGAGCGCCGTCGCCGCGCAGGTCACCGGCATCGGGTGGGTGACGCCGCTGGGCCGCCCCGTCCCGGAGGCGTTCCGCGCGCTGGCGGCCGGCCGGTCCGGGCTGGTCGCCCCGCCGGAGGACCACCCGGCGGCGGGCTGGCTGCGGACGGCGGGCATCGCCCCGCACGTCCCGGCCACCGAGGTGCTGCCGCCGACCGAGACCCGGGTCGCCGACCGCTTCCTGCTGCTCGCGCTGGCCGCCGCCGAGGACGCCCTCGCCGACGCGAAGCTGACGGTCCGTCAGGAGGCCGACCCGGAGCGGGTGGCGGTGGTGCTGGGCACCGGCGGCGGCGGGCTGGAGAGCTACGAGCAGCAGGCCGTCGGGCGGCGCGAGCGCGGCCGGGCGGCGGTCAGCCCGTACCTGCTGCCGGGCATGCTGTCGAACATGGCGGCCGCCCGGATCGCCATCACGCACGGCATCCGCGGCTACAGCTCCGCCGTGATCACCGCCTGCGCGGCCGGTGCGCAGGCGATCGCCGAGGGGCTGCGGCTGATCCGCGGCGGCGAGGCGGACGTGGTGGTGTGCGGCGGCGCGGAGGCCCCGCTGCACCCGACGATCGCCGCGGCCTTCGACAACTCCCGCGCGCTGGCCGCTGGTTGGGACGATCCGGCCCAGGCGTCCCGGCCGTTCGACGCCCGCCGCAACGGTTTCGTGCTGGGCGAGGGCAGCGCCGTCCTGGTGCTGGAGAGCGTCGAGCACGCCGAGGCCCGCGGCGCGAGCGCCTACGCGGCGCTGGCCGGCTGGGGTGCGGCCACCGACGCCCACCACCCGACCATGCCGCGTCCGGACGGCGCGGGCGCGATCGCCGCGATGCGGGCCGCGCTGCGCTCGGCGGGCCTGCCGCCGGAGGCCGTGGACTACGTCAACGCCCACGGCACGGGCACCAAGCTGGGCGACCGGGCGGAGGCGGCGGCGCTGCGCGAGGTGTTCGGCGCGCACGACCCCTTCGTCAGCTCGACCAAGGGCGCGACCGGCCACCTGCTGGGCGCCGCGGGGGCGGTGGAGGCGGCGGTGTCGGCGCTGTCCGTCGCCGAGGGCCTGATCCCGCCCACCCGCAACCTCGAACAGCCGGACGAGGCCTGCGCGTTGCGGCACGTCCGCGGCGCGGCCGAGCACAGTGTCGTGCGCCACGCCCTGTCGAACTCGATCGCGTTCGGCGGCCACAACCTGAGCCTGCTGTTCGGTCCGCCGAGCATCACGGCCAAGCACCTCGGAGGGGACTCATGA
- a CDS encoding beta-ketoacyl synthase N-terminal-like domain-containing protein: MLAEAGALSGPPGPRPADGPEELLIALHGDRRAGPVAAEVGDRTGLRPRVYTGACVAASGAVADAAALIASGRRERVVVAAGYLVEPDTFAVFDAGRALAGDGAVRPFSLGRQGMLLGDAAVAVVLESAPALRRRGGTALARIAGWARTGDAFHVCRPHPDGTGLARAVHGALARAGAAPAAVGYVNANGAGSKLGDLAEAAALRSVFPAGTPPVSSTKSVHGHALEASALLELAATVGALRAGALPVNAGWQAPDPDCPLDLVLDRPRPAAPAPALALTVNAAFGGANTALLVAPA, encoded by the coding sequence GTGCTCGCCGAGGCCGGCGCACTCTCCGGCCCGCCCGGGCCCCGCCCCGCCGACGGGCCCGAGGAACTGCTGATCGCCCTGCACGGCGACCGGCGGGCCGGACCGGTCGCCGCCGAGGTCGGCGACCGCACCGGACTGCGCCCCCGGGTGTACACCGGCGCGTGCGTCGCGGCGTCCGGCGCGGTCGCCGACGCCGCCGCGCTGATCGCCTCCGGCCGCCGCGAACGCGTGGTGGTCGCCGCCGGGTACCTGGTCGAGCCGGACACCTTCGCGGTGTTCGACGCCGGTCGGGCCCTGGCCGGGGACGGCGCGGTGCGCCCGTTCAGCCTGGGCCGGCAGGGCATGCTGCTCGGCGACGCGGCGGTGGCCGTGGTCCTGGAGTCCGCACCGGCCCTGCGCCGGCGCGGCGGCACCGCCCTGGCCCGGATCGCCGGCTGGGCCAGGACCGGGGACGCCTTCCACGTCTGCCGGCCGCACCCCGACGGCACCGGCCTGGCCAGGGCGGTGCACGGCGCGCTCGCCCGGGCGGGCGCCGCACCGGCCGCGGTCGGCTACGTCAACGCCAACGGCGCGGGCTCCAAGCTCGGCGACCTGGCCGAGGCCGCCGCCCTGCGCAGCGTCTTCCCGGCCGGCACCCCGCCGGTCAGCTCCACCAAGTCCGTGCACGGGCACGCCCTGGAAGCCTCCGCCCTGCTCGAACTCGCCGCCACGGTCGGCGCGTTGCGGGCCGGTGCGCTGCCGGTCAACGCCGGCTGGCAGGCCCCGGACCCGGACTGCCCGCTCGACCTGGTCCTCGACCGGCCCCGCCCGGCCGCGCCCGCACCCGCCCTGGCGCTGACCGTGAACGCCGCGTTCGGCGGCGCGAACACCGCGCTCCTGGTGGCACCCGCCTGA
- a CDS encoding class I adenylate-forming enzyme family protein, whose amino-acid sequence MSLRTLRATLSADSSVGAGNVLTTRVEQGLGLDSPTLTFDTPVDGHPAHTALTLRELDRAVRARAAALHARGVRRRDPVAVQASAAAEQVLCFLALTHLGAIPALLNPALDADTSARYLRRLNATGLLADSAHAKALADVDCGTPLLADTAELADGEPESAPEPYRHWPTDPVAITHSSGTTGLPKAVLHSHQSLYAAIRHRLLLPRPQGIDRVLSALPAAHAATLIAVNLALSFDAQLHLISQQSGPAVLEAIERWQPLGVYGFATTWADLARQDLSARDLSSVGLWWNTGDCAHEAHIRRLVAQGSRESATRQGRVRTAGSVFIDGLGSSEMGHSHFFITHTVESERYGRCVGRPHAFVDCAILDPDGNELGPGEVGELGTRSPTLSPGYWNDSVTTHRTRVRDYFLTGDLMYRDEDGYYYHVDRAVDSVDLGDGRRLHTAASEERVLAACPDVHDCTVVAFRDGERTVADVLLQLDPAVDQDADRTAEVLAALEPHVAAVVRSVLAVPDGRIPLGPTGKVRKVLLRQRHLAESTAAAATAGAASTAGTGAP is encoded by the coding sequence ATGAGCCTCCGCACCCTACGCGCCACGCTGTCCGCCGACAGCTCCGTCGGCGCCGGAAACGTCCTGACCACCCGGGTCGAGCAGGGCCTCGGCCTGGACTCGCCGACCCTGACCTTCGACACCCCCGTCGACGGCCACCCCGCGCACACCGCCCTGACGCTGCGCGAGCTCGACCGCGCGGTGCGCGCCCGGGCCGCCGCCCTGCACGCCCGCGGGGTTCGCCGCCGCGACCCGGTGGCCGTGCAGGCGTCCGCCGCGGCCGAGCAGGTGCTGTGCTTCCTGGCGCTGACCCACCTCGGGGCGATCCCGGCCCTGCTCAACCCGGCGCTGGACGCGGACACCTCGGCCCGCTACCTGCGCCGGTTGAACGCGACCGGGCTGCTCGCCGACAGCGCGCACGCCAAGGCGCTCGCCGACGTCGACTGCGGGACGCCGCTGCTCGCCGACACCGCCGAACTCGCCGACGGCGAGCCGGAGTCGGCGCCCGAACCGTACCGGCACTGGCCCACCGACCCGGTGGCGATCACCCACTCCTCGGGCACCACCGGCCTGCCCAAGGCGGTGCTGCACTCGCACCAGAGCCTGTACGCGGCGATCCGCCACCGCCTGCTGCTGCCCCGCCCGCAGGGCATCGACCGGGTGCTCAGCGCGCTGCCCGCCGCGCACGCCGCGACGCTGATCGCGGTCAACCTGGCGCTCAGCTTCGACGCCCAACTGCACCTGATCTCCCAGCAGTCGGGCCCGGCGGTGCTGGAGGCGATCGAGCGCTGGCAGCCGCTGGGCGTATACGGCTTCGCCACCACCTGGGCCGACCTGGCCCGGCAGGACCTGTCCGCCCGGGACCTCTCCTCGGTCGGCCTGTGGTGGAACACCGGCGACTGCGCGCACGAGGCGCACATCCGCCGCCTGGTCGCCCAGGGCTCGCGGGAGAGCGCCACCCGGCAGGGCCGGGTCCGCACCGCCGGCTCGGTGTTCATCGACGGCCTGGGCTCCTCCGAGATGGGCCACTCGCACTTCTTCATCACCCACACCGTCGAGTCCGAGCGCTACGGCCGCTGCGTGGGCCGCCCGCACGCCTTCGTCGACTGCGCGATCCTCGACCCGGACGGCAACGAGCTCGGCCCCGGCGAGGTCGGCGAGCTGGGCACCCGCTCCCCCACCCTGTCGCCCGGCTACTGGAACGACTCGGTGACCACCCACCGCACCCGGGTGCGCGACTACTTCCTCACCGGCGACCTGATGTACCGCGACGAGGACGGCTACTACTACCACGTGGACCGGGCCGTCGACAGCGTCGACCTCGGCGACGGCCGCCGCCTGCACACCGCCGCCAGCGAGGAGCGCGTCCTGGCCGCCTGCCCGGACGTGCACGACTGCACCGTGGTCGCCTTCCGGGACGGCGAGCGGACCGTCGCGGACGTGCTGCTGCAGCTCGACCCGGCCGTCGACCAGGACGCCGACCGCACCGCCGAGGTGCTCGCCGCCCTGGAGCCGCACGTCGCCGCCGTGGTCCGCAGCGTGCTGGCCGTCCCGGACGGGCGCATCCCGCTCGGCCCGACCGGCAAGGTCCGCAAGGTCCTGCTGCGCCAGCGCCACCTGGCCGAGAGCACCGCGGCGGCCGCCACCGCCGGGGCCGCGTCCACCGCCGGAACCGGGGCGCCGTGA
- a CDS encoding class I adenylate-forming enzyme family protein — protein sequence MTLTPTPVRGGTVAADWVDEQLLAGPDGEPCLRFGAPVARGTLRALVAERQRQLAAAGLGEHGTVALRMPPSAEFVAVLLAAWRSGAQAVLLDHRLTTAEVDRAVDRLHPRVLVELADGRPTFRSLPDGVAAASEHALVQLSSGSTGPSKVIARTAADLLRELDCYARLPEFPTRGERTVLLSSTVHVLGLVGGLLHALHAGVELVVPQRMTPGGILAAIAEGGAPTTVIGVPFHAELLAAAVAPPELPQLRRMVVAGELVRPQLPAAFRERFGVPLGTMYGMTETGVIATDLTGRTHPAVEPVHGMELSVVGGELHIAREQSPYLGPTDPTRWSDGLLHTRDAALIEAATGLVTVLGRRDSQISIGGLKVDLNEVEQALTGLPGVVEAVVLFADGAIEAYAATAEGVTSSPSERGGPAEQLRELLGKELAGYKLPRRLHLMPRLPRTATGKLLRDAAALRRQADDAR from the coding sequence TTGACGCTTACCCCAACCCCGGTGCGCGGCGGCACGGTTGCCGCGGACTGGGTGGACGAGCAGTTACTCGCCGGACCGGACGGCGAACCGTGCCTGCGCTTCGGCGCTCCGGTGGCCAGAGGGACCTTGCGGGCCCTGGTGGCCGAACGGCAGCGGCAGTTGGCCGCCGCCGGCCTCGGCGAACACGGGACGGTGGCATTGCGGATGCCGCCCTCCGCGGAGTTCGTCGCGGTCCTGCTGGCCGCGTGGCGCTCCGGCGCGCAGGCGGTCCTGCTGGACCACCGGCTGACCACCGCCGAGGTGGACCGCGCGGTGGACCGGCTGCACCCCCGGGTGCTGGTCGAACTCGCCGACGGGCGGCCGACGTTCCGGTCGCTCCCGGACGGGGTCGCGGCCGCTTCCGAGCACGCCCTGGTGCAGCTCAGTTCGGGGTCGACCGGCCCGTCCAAGGTGATCGCCCGGACGGCCGCCGACCTGCTGCGCGAACTCGACTGCTACGCCCGGCTGCCGGAGTTCCCGACCCGCGGCGAGCGCACCGTGCTGCTGTCCTCGACGGTGCACGTGCTCGGCCTGGTCGGCGGACTGCTGCACGCCCTGCACGCGGGCGTGGAGCTGGTGGTGCCGCAGCGGATGACCCCTGGGGGCATCCTGGCCGCCATCGCCGAGGGCGGCGCCCCGACCACCGTGATCGGGGTGCCGTTCCACGCCGAGCTGCTGGCCGCGGCCGTCGCGCCACCCGAACTGCCGCAGCTGCGGCGGATGGTGGTGGCGGGCGAACTCGTCCGCCCGCAGCTGCCCGCGGCGTTCCGCGAACGCTTCGGGGTGCCGCTGGGCACCATGTACGGGATGACCGAGACCGGCGTGATCGCCACCGACCTGACCGGACGCACCCATCCGGCCGTGGAACCCGTCCACGGGATGGAACTGTCCGTGGTCGGCGGCGAGTTGCACATCGCCCGGGAGCAGTCCCCGTACCTGGGCCCGACCGACCCGACCCGCTGGTCGGACGGCCTGCTGCACACCCGTGACGCCGCCCTGATCGAGGCCGCCACCGGCCTGGTCACCGTGCTCGGGCGGCGCGACTCCCAGATCTCCATCGGCGGCCTCAAGGTCGACCTCAACGAGGTCGAACAGGCCCTCACCGGGCTCCCCGGTGTGGTCGAGGCCGTGGTGCTGTTCGCCGACGGCGCGATCGAGGCGTACGCCGCGACCGCCGAGGGCGTCACCTCCTCGCCGTCCGAACGGGGCGGTCCCGCCGAGCAGTTGCGCGAACTGCTGGGCAAGGAGCTGGCGGGCTACAAGCTGCCCCGCCGACTGCACCTGATGCCGCGGCTGCCCCGGACCGCCACCGGGAAGCTGCTGCGGGACGCCGCCGCCCTGCGCCGACAGGCCGACGACGCCCGCTGA
- a CDS encoding acyl carrier protein, with protein sequence MSTDAGTRFGRSEAVAMLARYGDRAPEQVDEHLGSLELTWLIAEAEQQYGVQIDLDDERLDAIRTVDDAVAALGAQIDAATDDAARIDAATADAATAGAVQGLGAGAAAP encoded by the coding sequence ATGAGCACCGACGCCGGAACCCGCTTCGGCCGGTCCGAGGCGGTGGCCATGCTGGCCCGCTACGGCGACCGCGCCCCCGAGCAGGTCGACGAGCACCTGGGCTCGCTGGAACTGACCTGGCTGATCGCCGAGGCCGAGCAGCAGTACGGCGTGCAGATCGACCTGGACGACGAACGGCTGGACGCCATCCGCACGGTGGACGACGCGGTGGCCGCGCTCGGCGCGCAGATCGACGCCGCAACGGACGACGCCGCGCGGATCGACGCTGCGACGGCCGACGCCGCGACGGCCGGCGCCGTCCAGGGGCTCGGCGCGGGGGCCGCCGCGCCATGA
- a CDS encoding methyltransferase domain-containing protein, which translates to MTTTENPAPAAPAEPPAAAPATPAAAAPATPAVLPVAPSAAELFDGWDWEDPQGLEARTDAFTEDLARCTSIETVRPEVPRTHRELRELGVTGIEFAAFRTRHPQGLGTDLVGLHTDTGATRPGPVYRIDGGSLYTSLDITEPLPFADHSVDWVYAEHLIEHVPLGTAVYWLAEVRRVLRPGGLLRLTTPDLAKYVAGYLDDREQFFRRHRRRLRTMRVGPPMPERRAFMMNQIFYHFGHRWIYDEDELRYVLDRAGYGGFAVTRREFQTGARPDVAALDTAFRKDESIYLEAVAPDAAPGGPH; encoded by the coding sequence GTGACGACCACCGAGAACCCCGCCCCCGCCGCGCCCGCCGAGCCGCCCGCGGCAGCACCCGCGACACCCGCCGCGGCAGCGCCCGCGACGCCCGCCGTGCTGCCCGTCGCGCCGTCCGCCGCAGAGCTGTTCGACGGCTGGGACTGGGAGGACCCGCAGGGCCTCGAGGCCCGTACCGACGCGTTCACCGAGGACCTCGCCCGGTGCACCAGCATCGAGACGGTCCGCCCGGAAGTGCCGCGCACCCACCGGGAGCTCCGGGAACTCGGCGTCACCGGCATCGAGTTCGCCGCGTTCCGCACCCGCCACCCGCAGGGCCTGGGCACCGACCTGGTCGGCCTGCACACCGACACCGGGGCCACCCGCCCCGGCCCGGTCTACCGGATCGACGGCGGCAGCCTGTACACCAGCCTGGACATCACCGAACCGCTCCCGTTCGCCGACCACAGCGTGGACTGGGTCTACGCCGAGCACCTGATCGAGCACGTCCCGCTCGGCACCGCCGTGTACTGGCTCGCCGAGGTGCGCCGCGTCCTGCGCCCCGGCGGCCTGCTCCGGCTCACCACCCCGGACCTGGCCAAGTACGTCGCCGGCTACCTCGACGACCGCGAGCAGTTCTTCCGCCGCCACCGCCGCCGCCTGCGCACCATGCGGGTCGGCCCGCCGATGCCGGAGCGGCGGGCCTTCATGATGAACCAGATCTTCTACCACTTCGGCCACCGCTGGATCTACGACGAGGACGAACTGCGGTACGTGCTGGACCGCGCCGGGTACGGTGGGTTCGCCGTCACCCGACGGGAGTTCCAGACCGGCGCCCGACCGGACGTCGCCGCCCTCGACACCGCCTTCCGCAAGGACGAGTCGATCTACCTGGAGGCCGTCGCCCCCGACGCCGCCCCCGGAGGACCGCACTGA
- a CDS encoding alpha-hydroxy acid oxidase, whose product MVPLTLAEHGALAEARLPAVIWDFFEGAAGTEWTARANPDAWQRYLLRPRVLVDVSAPDCGTELFGARLAAPYGVAPMAYHGLAHPDAECATARAAAGAGALLVTSIFAGRTLEEIAAAAPDAVRWLQLYWLRDREALAALVRRAEAAGYRALVLTVDAPKVGRRLRDLRNAFALPPGMTAANLAARLTSGAGHAEAGRSGIEEHSRQQFDPTVTWADLAWLRRRTGLPLLLKGVLTAEDARLAVDHGVDGLVVSNHGGRQLDGTPPAPDALAEVVDAVPADLPVLVDGGLRHGADLARAVALGARAALVGRPVLWGLAHGGADGARAVLDLLREELLDTMVLAGRPTLADLDRGALAPRPPAARTHR is encoded by the coding sequence ATGGTTCCGCTCACCCTGGCGGAGCACGGCGCGCTGGCCGAGGCCCGACTGCCCGCCGTGATCTGGGACTTCTTCGAAGGAGCGGCCGGAACCGAGTGGACCGCCCGGGCCAATCCGGACGCCTGGCAGCGGTACCTGCTGCGCCCGCGCGTCCTGGTCGACGTCTCGGCCCCCGACTGCGGCACCGAGCTGTTCGGCGCCCGGCTGGCCGCCCCGTACGGCGTCGCCCCGATGGCCTACCACGGGCTGGCCCACCCCGACGCCGAGTGCGCCACCGCCCGGGCCGCCGCCGGGGCCGGCGCGCTGCTGGTCACCAGCATCTTCGCCGGGCGCACCCTGGAGGAGATCGCCGCGGCCGCGCCCGACGCGGTCCGCTGGCTCCAGCTGTACTGGCTGCGCGACCGGGAGGCGCTCGCCGCCCTGGTCCGGCGGGCCGAGGCGGCGGGCTACCGGGCGCTGGTGCTCACCGTCGACGCGCCCAAGGTCGGCCGCCGGCTGCGCGACCTGCGCAACGCCTTCGCGCTGCCGCCCGGCATGACCGCCGCCAACCTGGCGGCCCGGCTCACCAGCGGCGCCGGGCACGCCGAGGCGGGCCGCTCCGGCATCGAGGAGCACTCCCGGCAGCAGTTCGACCCGACCGTCACCTGGGCCGACCTGGCCTGGCTGCGGCGGCGCACCGGACTGCCGCTGCTGCTCAAGGGCGTGCTCACCGCCGAGGACGCGCGGCTCGCCGTCGACCACGGCGTGGACGGCCTGGTGGTCTCCAACCATGGCGGCCGCCAGCTCGACGGCACCCCGCCCGCGCCGGACGCGCTGGCTGAGGTGGTGGACGCCGTCCCCGCCGACCTCCCGGTGCTGGTCGACGGCGGCCTGCGGCACGGCGCCGACCTCGCCCGGGCGGTGGCCCTCGGCGCCCGTGCCGCGCTGGTCGGCCGGCCGGTGCTGTGGGGCCTGGCGCACGGCGGCGCGGACGGCGCCCGGGCGGTGCTCGACCTGCTGCGCGAGGAGCTGCTCGACACCATGGTGCTGGCCGGCCGGCCCACCCTCGCGGACCTCGACCGCGGCGCGCTGGCGCCCCGGCCGCCGGCCGCCCGGACGCACCGCTGA
- a CDS encoding alpha/beta hydrolase — translation MPLHPQAEAMRARRAAAGTPPLYTRTLAEARAADLADLRAATGGGEPVHHVGEFTVEGPGGPLALRHYRPAPRPADAAPGPALLYLYGGGWALGSLETGDPVCRALANATGADVLAVGYRHAPEHRFPAAVHDCWAALDWIARHAAELGLDPARIAVGGDSAGGNLAAALTLLARERGGPAILHQLLVYPNTDHRVPAQGEADPALFNRHSVAWYWSHYLADPADAADPLASPLRAPSLAGLPPATVITAEYDPLREEGEEYAEALRAAGVPVELRRYDGMPHGFFAMPGVLDDGRAAQRYAADRLLAAYRADRDGAAR, via the coding sequence ATGCCGCTGCACCCCCAGGCCGAGGCGATGCGGGCCCGCCGCGCCGCCGCGGGCACCCCGCCGCTGTACACCCGCACCCTCGCCGAGGCCCGCGCCGCCGACCTCGCCGACCTGCGCGCCGCCACCGGGGGCGGTGAACCCGTGCACCACGTCGGCGAGTTCACCGTCGAGGGCCCCGGCGGCCCGCTCGCCCTGCGCCACTACCGGCCCGCGCCCCGCCCCGCGGACGCCGCGCCCGGACCGGCCCTGCTCTACCTGTACGGCGGCGGCTGGGCGCTCGGCTCGCTGGAGACCGGCGACCCGGTCTGCCGCGCGCTGGCCAACGCCACCGGCGCCGACGTGCTCGCCGTCGGCTACCGGCACGCCCCCGAGCACCGCTTCCCGGCCGCCGTCCACGACTGCTGGGCCGCCCTCGACTGGATCGCCCGCCACGCCGCCGAGTTGGGCCTCGACCCGGCCCGGATCGCGGTGGGCGGCGACAGCGCCGGCGGCAACCTGGCCGCCGCGCTCACCCTGCTCGCCCGGGAGCGCGGCGGCCCCGCGATCCTGCACCAGCTGCTGGTCTACCCCAACACCGACCACCGCGTCCCCGCGCAGGGCGAGGCCGACCCGGCGCTGTTCAACCGGCACTCGGTGGCCTGGTACTGGTCGCACTACCTGGCCGACCCGGCCGACGCCGCGGACCCGCTGGCCTCCCCGCTGCGGGCCCCCTCGCTGGCCGGGCTGCCCCCGGCCACCGTGATCACCGCCGAGTACGACCCGCTGCGCGAGGAGGGCGAGGAGTACGCCGAGGCGCTGCGGGCCGCCGGGGTGCCGGTCGAACTGCGCCGCTACGACGGCATGCCGCACGGCTTCTTCGCCATGCCCGGCGTGCTCGACGACGGCCGCGCCGCCCAGCGCTACGCCGCCGACCGGCTGCTGGCCGCCTACCGGGCCGACCGGGACGGGGCCGCGCGGTGA